A single window of Anopheles moucheti chromosome 2, idAnoMoucSN_F20_07, whole genome shotgun sequence DNA harbors:
- the LOC128297027 gene encoding serine protease 27-like, whose amino-acid sequence MSIRTGRIRVCLLPSSVTLLLALVLLLPPAPTVAYQCFCGERRAQNETIYPDIPIEPGEWPWHTLIYYWAGSRLDPPAKICEGALIDERFVLAAAHCLTVRGSTDGELLPADQLVVHVGVVSVQQDNERSRRFQVRNVTVEDESDLALIELQLSEPRTVPKLLPDVSLSSEEGSGGEELLPEPAPTIDRGWKPIPVCLVDALDLTSLYGTEMYILNQSQRNRLGGYEPVRLVLDEFLLCSGSTLAMKSRSINGTTVSFTIKDLNLPSNDRGTALYFKHQGTWSLLGFTVSRATRQWTPGSVCLPNDIISFDCLYPALDWVMENFADTNS is encoded by the exons ATGTCCATCCGCACCGGACGGATACGCGTGTGTCTCTTACCGTCATCGGTGACCCTGCTGTTGGCACTGGTACTACTCCTGCCGCCAGCACCGACCGTGGCCTACCAGTGCTTTTGTGGTGAGCGGCGTGCCCAGAACGAAACCATCTATCCGGACATACCGATCGAACCGGGCGAATGGCCCTGGCACACGCTCATCTACTATTGGGCCGGTTCGCGGCTGGATCCGCCGGCCAAGATCTGCGAGGGTGCGCTCATCGACGAGCGCTTCGTGCTGGCCGCCGCCCACTGTCTGACCGTGCGCGGGAGCACCGACGGTGAGCTGCTGCCGGCCGACCAGCTCGTAGTGCACGTCGGTGTCGTCTCGGTGCAGCAGGACAACGAGCGATCGCGACGGTTCCAGGTGCGCAACGTTACCGTGGAGGATGAGTCGGATCTGGCGCTGATCGAGCTGCAGCTAAGTGAACCTCGCACCGTCCCGAAGCTGTTGCCCGACGTGAGCCTCTCCAGTGAGGAGGGCAGTGGTGGTGAGGAGCTGCTGCCGGAACCGGCGCCGACGATCGACAGGGGCTGGAAGCCCATCCCGGTCTGCCTGGTGGATGCGCTCGATCTGACCTCACTGTACGGGACGGAAATGTACATACTCAACCAAAGCCAAAGGAACCGGCTGGGAGGTTACGAACCGGTGCGCCTAGTACTGGACGAGTTCCTGCTATGCTCCGGATCGACGCTCGCCATGAAGTCACGGTCCATCAATGGAACGACCGTTTCCTTCACTATTAAAG ATCTCAACCTACCCAGCAACGATCGGGGGACGGCACTCTACTTCAAGCATCAGGGCACGTGGAGTCTGCTCGGATTTACCGTGTCACGGGCCACCCGTCAATGGACGCCCGGTTCCGTCTGTCTGCCGAACGACATCATTTCCTTCGATTGTCTCTATCCGGCACTGGACTGGGTGATGGAAAACTTTGCCGACACCAACAGCTAG